Proteins co-encoded in one Pseudoliparis swirei isolate HS2019 ecotype Mariana Trench chromosome 7, NWPU_hadal_v1, whole genome shotgun sequence genomic window:
- the LOC130197198 gene encoding GRAM domain-containing protein 2B, with translation MTEEESRRRSRRGDGPRSGGGDADYHSSDAENMEERRTFREQATDQELWGRRKPVLVRSKTFDHSLLTQVQTDLDCKIERKKSHYSQLSKSNCQFHKIFKEISKEEQLRQSYTCALQKDILYQGRMFVSDHWICFHSKVFGKDTKIAIPVMSATHIKKTNTAILLPNALVIATANDRYVFVSFMSRDNTYKFLMSISPHLEEKSPCSSPVISSAANSFRGQRSPLTPRFPRSFPGEFCDLGVAARPRRRGLEENSSSDSQSADDDKTAEFSAAPLLHALKQPGGAAPPEHPDLQHKGKNQHQKQNQDQHQNQTLHQNPDCKQLDKRHAGSELRIYGRTVKPVSLNTLLSVYLLLVCVLVLSSCYLAFKIVSLEQRLTTLGSVADFPEQENDFRRGSGVNAELFSELLTINLMKLEKVQKNLQRLLDEAT, from the exons ATGACGGAGGAAgagtccaggaggaggagcagacgagGTGACGGGccgaggagcggaggaggagacgcagacTACCA tAGTTCTGATGCAGAAAACATGGAGGAGCGACGAACGTTCAGAGAGCAGGCCACCGACCAGGAGCTGTGGGGCCGGAGGAAACCAGTGTTGGTCAG ATCAAAGACCTTCGATCACTCGCTGCTGACTCAAGTCCAGACGGACCTGGACTGCAAGATCGAGAGGAAGAAGTCTCACTACAGCCAG ctttCGAAGAGCAACTGCCAGTTCCATAAAATATTCAAGGAGATCAGCAAAGAGGAACAGCTCAGACAGA GTTACACCTGTGCTCTGCAGAAAGACATCCTCTACCAGGGCCGGATGTTCGTCTCTGACCACTGGATCTGCTTCCACTCCAAGGTGTTTGGAAAAGACACAAAG ATCGCCATCCCTGTGATGTCCGCCACGCACATCAAGAAGACCAACACCGCCATCCTGCTGCCTAACGCCCTGGTTATCGCCACCGCTAACGATAGG TACGTCTTTGTGTCCTTCATGTCCAGAGACAACACCTACAAGTTCCTGATGTCCATCTCTCCCCACCTGGAG GAGAAGAGTCCGTGCAGCAGCCCGGTTATATCGTCGGCTGCCAACAgcttcagaggtcagaggtcacccctCACGCCTCGCTTCCCTCGG AGCTTTCCGGGTGAGTTCTGCGACCTGGGCGTGGCGGCGAGgccgaggaggcggggcttagaggaGAACAGCAGCTCGGATTCCCAGAGCGCCGACGACGACAAGACGGCTG AGTTCTCCGCTGCTCCGCTTCTGCACGCCTTGAAGCAGCCGGGCGGTGCAGCGCCGCCCGAGCATCCGGACCTTCAGCATAAAGGGAAGAACCAGCACCAGaagcagaaccaggaccagcaccagaaccagaccctgcACCAGAACCCAGACTGCAAGCAGCTGGACAAACGCCACGCCG GCTCAGAGCTGAGGATTTACGGCCGAACTGTGAAACCAGTTTCTCTCAACACTCTGTTGTCGGTCTACCTGTTACT agtGTGTGTCCTGGTCCTGTCTTCCTGTTACTTGGCCTTTAAGATCGTCTCATTGGAGCAGAGGCTGACGACGCTCGGCTCCGTCGCCGATTTCCCCGAACAGGA AAACGACTTCCGACGGGGAAGCGGCGTGAACGCGGAGCTGTTCTCTGAACTGCTGACCATCAACCTGATGAAGCTGGAGAAG GTGCAGAAGAACCTGCAGCGGCTGCTGGACGAAGCGACCTGA